Proteins encoded in a region of the Coffea eugenioides isolate CCC68of chromosome 4, Ceug_1.0, whole genome shotgun sequence genome:
- the LOC113769527 gene encoding formyltetrahydrofolate deformylase 2, mitochondrial-like, whose amino-acid sequence MSFLRKLVSSSFPAQVLRFSKRPFKMESLDESTSSSISHGIHVFHCPDELGIVAKLSECIASIGGNILNADVFVPEDKNVFYSRRL is encoded by the exons ATGAGTTTCCTACGCAAATTGGTGTCCTCAAGTTTCCCTGCTCAAGTTTTGAGATTTTCGAAGAGGCCCTTCAAAATGGAGTCTCTTGATGAATCTACCTCTTCCTCCATCAGCCATGGTATCCATGTCTTCCATTGCCCA GATGAGTTGGGAATAGTTGCAAAGCTATCAGAATGTATTGCTTCAATAGGTGGAAACATTCTCAATGCTGATGTTTTTGTGCCCGAGGACAAGAATGTGTTTTACTCTAGAAG